The Catellatospora citrea DNA segment GTGGCGGCCTGGGACCGCGGACATGGGTGCTCAACGCCCAGGTCGGGCACGGGTACACCCGGCTCGATCCCGATCGGCACCTGACCGAGATCGCACAGCGGCACGGCATGACCGGGCGCGGTGTCGGCCTGATGACGGCCGCCCGGGTGACCGAGGGGGCCTTCGCCGTCGACGGCGGCGTCGAGGCGCTGGTCACGGCGGGAATCGGCGTGTGCGGCTGGGCCGCGGAGCCCGCCGCGTCCCCGCGAGACGTCGCCTCGACCCCGGTCCCGGCGGAGACCGCACCGGTGACGACCACTCCTGGGGCGGCCGCACCGAGCCGGGCCGCCCCGGTGCCGGGCACGGTCAACATCGTCGTCGCGTTGCCGGTGGCGCTGTCGCCCGGCGCGATGGTCAACGCGGTGGCCACCGCGACCGAGGCGAAGGTGCAGGCGCTGCTGGACGCCGGCTTCGACGCCTCGGGCACCCCCACCGACGCGGTGTGCGTCGCCGCCCGGGAGGCGGGCGAGGAGGTCCTGTTCGCCGGGCCGCGTTCGGAATGGGGATCGCGTCTGGCCCGAGCAGTGCATAAGGCCACCTTGGAGGCTGCGCTGCGCTACCGCGTCCGCCGACTTTCGTAGAGACAGCAAGAACTTTTGCAGCATTGATCGAAAGATATGGACAGCGCGATCGAAAGCGTCTAATGTCTCGATCCACCCTCCGATGTAACGGGCGTGTTAATCGTCGGCGTCGATGACCACCCGTGCACGGCCACCTCCCCTCTCCCAGGAGCAACGATGGGCAGACGACTGCTACGCCGAATTCGCGGTCCCGTGCTGGTCTCACTGGCGCTCGCCCTCGCGGGCGGGGTGTGGGCCGCGCCCGCCGCCGCGATCCCCACCCAGGAACCCGGCGTCACCCTGCGCGTGTTCGACCTCCAGGTGCCGCTCAACGAGATCTGCGTCCTCAAGCCGGGCCAGACGCCCAATGTCGACAAGCTGATGCCGACGGTCAACTGGACCGCGGCCGCCGACTTCGGGTTCGAGGACCTGTTCCTCGCCCAGGTGCTCGGCAACGTCAACATCACCACGGCCGGCTCGTACACCTTCCGGCTCACCAGCGACGACGGCTCCGAGCTGATGATCGACGGCGCGATGGTGGTCAACCACGACGGCCTGCACGGCGCGACCGCCATGGAGGGCACGGTCAGCCTCACCACGGGCTACCACGCGCTGCGCCTCGACTACTTCGAGCGCACCGGCGGACAGCAGCTCACCCTGGAGTGGCGCACCCCCGGCTCGTCGACGTTCACGCTGGTGCCGAACTCGGCGCTGAGCACCGACGCGGGGGTGGTGCGGGTGACCGCCCCGGGCCGCAAGGAGTGCGAAGGCGTGGCCGACTCCCCCGGCGACGGCCTGCCGCTGACCGGCGTGCACCCCGGGTACACGCTGACCAACCTGCGGCCGGGCACGTTCCAGCCGAAGGTGACCGGCATGGACTGGCTGCCCGACGGCCGCCTGGTGATCTGCACCTGGGGCGGCACCGACCAGTCCGGCACGTCGCAGGCCGGTGAGGTCTACGTGCTGGGCAACACGGGCGGGGCGACCAGCCCCGGCAACGTGACCACGAAGAAGATCGCCGGCAACCTCAAGGAGCCGATGGGTCTCAAGGTCGTCGACGGGGTCGTCTACGTCACCGAGAAGCAGCGGCTGACGCAGCTGCTCGACACCAACGGCGACGACGTCGCCGACCAGTACAACACCATCGCGACCTGGCCGTGGGGCGGCAACTTCCACGAGTTCGCGTTCGGCCTGCTGTACCAGGACGGCTTCTTCTACCTGAACCTGTCGGTGTCCATCAACTACGGCGGCGCGACGACCGTGCCGCAGCCCGCGGCCAACCGCGGCACCGCGATCAAGGTGAACCGGGCCACGGGCGCGGTGTCCTACATCGCGGGCGGCCTGCGCACCCCGCACGGCATCGGCTGGGGCCCGGAGAACGGCATCTTCGTCACCGACAACCAGGGCGGCTGGCTGCCCTCGTCGAAGCTGCTGCACATCAAGCAGGGCCGGTTCTTCAACCACTACACGACCCCGGCGGGGCCGTTCGACACCGCGCCGGTGACCCCGCCGGTGCTGTGGATGCCGCAGAACGAGATCGCCAACTCGCCGAGCACCCCGATCCTGCTGCCCAGCGGCACGTACGCCGGGCAGTTCGTGATCGGCGACGTGACCTACGGCGGCCTGCAGCGCGCGTTCGTGGAGAAGGTCAACGGGGAGTACCAGGGCGCGCTGTTCCGGATGACGCAGGGCCTGGAGGCGGGTGTCTCCGAGGTCAACATCGGGCCGGACGGGGCGATCTACCTCGGCGGGCTCGGCGCGGGCGGCAACTGGGGCCAGTCCGGCAAGCTGACCTACGGCCTGCAGAAGCTGACCCCGAACGGCACGTCGGTCTTCGACATCCTGGCCGTGCGGGCCACCGGGGCCGGGTTCGAGATCGAGTACACCCAGCCCCTGTCGGCGGCGACGGCGGCGAGCCTGGCCTCGGCGTACAAGCTCAAGCAGTGGCGCTACCAGGCCACGGCCGACTACGGCGGCCCGAAGCTCGACGAGCAGAACCTGACCGTCACCTCGGCCACCCTGTCCGCCGACGGCAGGAAGGTGACCCTGGCGGTCGACGGTCGGCTGGCCGGGCGCGTGGTGCACCTCCGCTCGCCGCGCCCGTTCACCTCCAGCACCGGCGCGTCGCTGTGGAGCACCGAGGCCTGGTACACCCTCAACGCCATCCCCGGCCAGACCCCGCCCCCGGCGGACGGGATCTACCAGGCCGAGTCGGCGGCCCGCAGCGGCGGTGCGACGGTCGCCACCGACCACACCGGCTACACCGGCACCGGCTTCGTCGCCGGATACGGCACGCTGGGCGCGGCCACCACGTTCACGGTGACCGCGGGCACCGCCGGGACCTACCAGGCGGCGCTGCGCTTCAGCAACGGCCCGAACCCGTTCGTCGGCCCGAAGACGGTCAGCCTGTACGTCAACGGCGTCAAGCAGCGCCAGGTCACCCTGGGCAACACCGGCAACTGGGACACCTGGTCGACGATCACCGAGAGCGTCGCGCTGAACGCGGGGGCGAACACCGTCGCGTTCAAGTACGACAGCGGCGACACCGGGCACGTCAACCTCGACGCGTTGACGCTGACCGGCGGGGCCGGGGCGATCGTCGGCATCAGCGGCAAGTGCGTCGACGTGGACAACGCGGGCACCGCCAACGGCACGAAGATCCAGCTGTGGACCTGCAACGGCAGCAACGCGCAGCGCTGGAGCCGGGTCGGCGGCAGCTACCAGGCGCTCGGCAAGTGCCTGGACGTCGACAACGCGGGCACCGCCAACGGCACCAAGGTGCAGCTGTGGACCTGCAACGGCACCGGCTCGCAGGTCTGGCAGCCGCAGCCCGACGGCACGATCCTCAACCCGCAGTCGGGCAAGGTGCTCGACGCGCTGTCGGGCAGCTCCGCCGACGGCACCCAGCTGCACATCTGGCAGCCGGCCGGGGTGCTGAGCCAGCGCTGGGCGGTGTCCGGCAGCGGGCAGCGCATCCAGCTGTTCGACGGCGACGACGTGGCCTCCTGGCAGAACTCCAGTGGCGGCGCGGCGACGTGGCCGTTCTCCGGCGGCTCGCTGGAGTCGCTGGGCGGCGACATCCGCTCCCGGCAGGCGTTCGGCGACTTCAAGCTGCACGTGGAGTGGTACGAGCCGCTCTACCCGGCCAACGTCACCGGGCAGCAGCGCGGCAACAGCGGCATCTACCTGCAGGACCGCTACGAGCTGCAGGTGCTGGACTCCTACGGCGACACGACGCTGGACAACACCGAGGCGGGCTCGATCTACACCAAGGCGGCCGCCAGTGTGAACGCGGCGGGCGCGCCGGAGAGCTGGCAGTCCTACGACGTCGTGTTCAAGGCGGCCCGCTTCGACGGCTCGGGCAACAAGACGGCCGACGCCCGGGTCACCGTCGTGTGGAACGGGTTCGTGGTGCACAACGACATCACGATCAACGGGCCGACCGGGGCGGGTGCGCCGGAAGGCGCGGCGGGCGGACCGCTCCGGTTGCAGGACCACGGGGACGCGGGCGCGAACCCGCGGTTCCGCAACATCTGGCTCGAACCGCTGTAGCCACACCTCGTAAATCGAACGAAAGCTGCGCCCCTGCTGCTACAACAGCAGGGGCGCAGCCCTGTGACCAGGCAGGAAATCTAATCTCGACTACTCCTACCGGTCTTGTATAGAATCGACGGCGTCGCCACCTCCCGCCCCGAAAGGCGTACGCCATGAGTGACCCGACCCCACCACAGACCGCCGCCGAAGCCCCCACCGTCGCCCGCACGCAGCGCTTCGCCCTGAACGAGGACTGGCTGGCCACCGCGGTCGGCCTGCTCCTGGTCGCCCTCGTGCTGACCGGCGTCATCCCGACGGGCCTGGTGCCGTGATGGTCGCCACCGAAGAGGACCTCGTCGCGCCGCCCGCCGAGCGCCCCGCCCGCACCTGGCCGTGGCTCGTGGCCGGCGTGCTCATCGTGCTCGTCCTCGGTTCCGTGGCCCGGTTCCTCGAGGACACCATCCCCGCCGCGGCCAAGGGCACCAGCCTGGAGAAGTTCGCCGCCGCCGTCGAATACCCGATCTACGCGATCACGCTCGGCCTCATCGGCAACGTGATCGTCTACTACTCGGGCCTGCGCGAGCGCATCGCCGACGCGGTGCGCACCGAGTTCTTCATCAAGACCGGCCTGGTGCTGCTCGGCGCGTCCATCAACCTCAGCCTGATCGTCAAGGCCGCCGGGCCCGCGATCCTGCAGGCCGTGCTGCTGATCAGCAGCGTCTTCCTGATCACGTGGTATCTCGGCGGCCTGCTCGGCCTCGACGAGAAACTGCGCGCCCTGCTGTCGGCGGCGGTCTCGATCTGCGGCGTGAGCGCCGCCATCGCCGCCGCCGGCGCCGTGCGGGCCAAACGCGAGCAGCTGGCGTACGCGGCCAGCCTGGTCATCATCTTCGCGCTGCCGTCGATCTTCATCCTGCCGTGGCTCGCCGACGTGTTCGGGCTCAGCCCCGCCGTGGCCGGCGCCTGGATCGGCGGCAACATCGACACCACCGCCGCGGTCACCGCCGCCGGCGCGATCGCGGGCGAGCAGACCCTGCAGATCGCCACCATCGTCAAGGCCACCCAGAACGCGCTGATCGGCATCGTCGCGGTCGCGCTGACCGCGTACTTCGCGTTCAAGGTGGAGAAGGACGCCGACGCGCAGCGCCCCGGCCTGCGCCAGCTGTGGGACCGCTTCCCCAAGTTCGTGCTCGGCTTCATCGCCGCCTCCGCCATCGGCACCTGGTATGCCGGGACGGTCAGCGCCGCCGAGGCCAAGGCCCACATCGGCGTCGTCAACGACCTGCGCACCTGGTTCCTGATCCTCGCCTTCGTCAGCATCGGCCTGCAGTTGCGGGTCAGCGCCCTGCGCGAGGCGGGCTGGCGGCCGGTCGCCGTGTTCGGCGGCGCGACCCTGGCCAACCTGGCCATCGGCCTCGGGCTGGCCTCGATCCTGTTCGCGGGCTTCACTGTCTGACCGCACCGACTCCGCGCGCCGGTTCCGGGCCAACGGACCGGCGCGCGGTCCATGTCCGGAACCCGGCACCGGCGCGCGGCTCGCCCTCGCGCCCGCGAGCCGCACCCGGCCCTATCGTCGAGTGGATGGACACGCTCGCGCTGGTCGACGCCTTCAACGGCGCCTGGAACGACCACGACCTCGAAGCCGCGCTCGACCTGTGCACGGGCGACGTGGTGTTCGAGAGCACCAACCCCGCCCCGGACGGCCGACGCCACGAGGGACGAGACGAGGTCCGGGAGGCCTGGCGGCCGGTGTTCGAGCAGCTCTCGGGCCGGTTCGACACCGAGGAGCTGACCATCGCCGGTGACCTGGTGGTGCAGCGGTGGCGCTACGACTGGGGCACCGGCCACGTCCGCGGCGTCGACGTCATCCGGGTCCGCGACGGCCGGATCGCCGAGAAGCTGTCCTACGTCAAAGGCTGACGGGCCTCGGGCAAAGGCGGTCCCGCCGCGGGCGTCGACCCGCGGCGGGACCTGCCCGGTCAGCCCAGCGGCGCGTCCACCTGGGCGGGATCCATCGTCGCGGGCGGCGTACGCGGCTCCGGGTCCACGGCCCGCAGCAGCTTCGTCGGCTGCGGCACCGGCTCACGGACCGGTGGCGGCGGCAGCGCCACCGGCGGCTCTGGCTGAGCCTGGCCGGCCGACGCGGCGTCCGGCACGGTCGCCGAGCCGAACGGCTGGGCAGTCATGGACGGCGACGGACTGGCCGATGGCGACGGTGTGCCTGACGGCCACGGCGTGCCCGACGGCGACGTCAGGGGCGTGGCCGAAGACGACACCTGCGTCGAAGCCGACGGGCCGGGCTGCGCCGAGGTGGACGGACCGGGCGAGACCGACGGACCGACCGCCACCGCTGACGGAGACGGGCCCCCGGACCCCGACGGGCTGACCGACGGCGACACGCTCGCGGATGCCGACGGGCTCGTCGAAGGACTCGCGGACGAGCCGGTGGACGGCGACGGGGACACCGGCGGGCGGGCCGCCGACGGACCGGCCGAAGGCGTGGCCGACGGGGAAGCGCTCGGCGACGGTTTCGCGGACGGCGACGGGGACGGGGACGGCGTGAACGACGGCTCGTCGTCGTCGCCGGAGCAGCCGCCGCAGCTGTAGTACAGGATGTCCCAGTGGTTGCCCTCGTCGGTGTAGATGTTCCCGGACGGGGCCTTGTACTGGTATCCCCAGCCCTTGATGTAGCCGACGTAGCGGAAGTACCGCTTGATGTAGCGGCCGATGCAGTCGTACTTGCTGATGTCGATCTTCCAGCCGTTCCAGTGGGTGTACGTGCCGGAGCCGTGGCCGGTCTCGGTGCCGCCGGTGACGCGCAGGTCGCACTTGCTGGCCTTGCGCAGCGTGAGCAGGCCGTCGACGGTGGACCGCCGGATGCGCTCGAACGACGTGCAGCTGGCGTTGTTGCGGTTGGAGCAGTTGCCGCTGGACCAGATCGAGATCCCCGCGTCGCGGAAGATGTCGACGGTGGTGCGGTGGCTCAGGTAGGCGGCGGCCTGCGCACTGGCGCCGGGCCAGCCGAGGACGAGGACGGTAGCCGTGGTCAGCAACAAGAGACCACGTCGCACAGGGCGGCGCATGGATTCTCTCCACTGCTCGGGGATGATCGGGTTGCCCTGACGCTACCGAGAATCCGGGTAAACCGGACAAGAATTCGCAAAATTACCGAAATGCCCCATTAACTGACAGCCGAACGGCTCCCCGCTCACGCCAGGCCGGTGAGGAGCCGGCGCACCGCCTTCGCGGCGGCGTCGTGCGCTGCCGGGCTGGCCGCGGGCGCGTCCGGCCGGACCTGACCGGCCCCGCCGACGAGCGGCCCGCCCGGATGGCACGGGGCCAGGTTGAAGTGCAGGTGCTGCACGCGGTCACCGAACACGGTCACGTAGACCTTGTCCGCCCCGGTCGCCTCGCGCACCGCCGCGGTGGCCCGGGCCAGCACCGGGCCGAGGGTCGCCGCCTCCGGCCCGTCGAGATCCGCGAGGTACGGGATGTGCCTGCGTGATTCCAGGTGCGCGAACCCCGCCACCGCGCCGCGCAGCACCACCGACAGCCGCCAGTGCTCGTCCTCCCACACCCGCCGCCGTTCGAAGAACCTGTCCGCATCGGCAGGCCGGCACAACAGGCAATCACCGTCGGGCAGCCCCGACCGGTCGAGCGGGGGCAACAGCACTGACCGGGCCGCCTGAGCCGCTTCTCCTGCCAGCGGCACGCGGCGGCGTCGAATGAGGAATAGAGCGAGTACCGCGCCCACCGCGACGGAGATCGCACCGATCTGCCACAGCGCCAGCTCGTCAAGCAGCATCGCCAGTGGGAAGAACACCAGGAGGACGGACATGAGCACCTCCCACGTGCCCTTGCCGTTCTGCC contains these protein-coding regions:
- a CDS encoding adenosylcobinamide amidohydrolase; this encodes MPTTRPDAVLLRALLVHHEDASGSMPALLWRAGDGWQMISSAVLGGGLGPRTWVLNAQVGHGYTRLDPDRHLTEIAQRHGMTGRGVGLMTAARVTEGAFAVDGGVEALVTAGIGVCGWAAEPAASPRDVASTPVPAETAPVTTTPGAAAPSRAAPVPGTVNIVVALPVALSPGAMVNAVATATEAKVQALLDAGFDASGTPTDAVCVAAREAGEEVLFAGPRSEWGSRLARAVHKATLEAALRYRVRRLS
- a CDS encoding family 16 glycoside hydrolase, with translation MGRRLLRRIRGPVLVSLALALAGGVWAAPAAAIPTQEPGVTLRVFDLQVPLNEICVLKPGQTPNVDKLMPTVNWTAAADFGFEDLFLAQVLGNVNITTAGSYTFRLTSDDGSELMIDGAMVVNHDGLHGATAMEGTVSLTTGYHALRLDYFERTGGQQLTLEWRTPGSSTFTLVPNSALSTDAGVVRVTAPGRKECEGVADSPGDGLPLTGVHPGYTLTNLRPGTFQPKVTGMDWLPDGRLVICTWGGTDQSGTSQAGEVYVLGNTGGATSPGNVTTKKIAGNLKEPMGLKVVDGVVYVTEKQRLTQLLDTNGDDVADQYNTIATWPWGGNFHEFAFGLLYQDGFFYLNLSVSINYGGATTVPQPAANRGTAIKVNRATGAVSYIAGGLRTPHGIGWGPENGIFVTDNQGGWLPSSKLLHIKQGRFFNHYTTPAGPFDTAPVTPPVLWMPQNEIANSPSTPILLPSGTYAGQFVIGDVTYGGLQRAFVEKVNGEYQGALFRMTQGLEAGVSEVNIGPDGAIYLGGLGAGGNWGQSGKLTYGLQKLTPNGTSVFDILAVRATGAGFEIEYTQPLSAATAASLASAYKLKQWRYQATADYGGPKLDEQNLTVTSATLSADGRKVTLAVDGRLAGRVVHLRSPRPFTSSTGASLWSTEAWYTLNAIPGQTPPPADGIYQAESAARSGGATVATDHTGYTGTGFVAGYGTLGAATTFTVTAGTAGTYQAALRFSNGPNPFVGPKTVSLYVNGVKQRQVTLGNTGNWDTWSTITESVALNAGANTVAFKYDSGDTGHVNLDALTLTGGAGAIVGISGKCVDVDNAGTANGTKIQLWTCNGSNAQRWSRVGGSYQALGKCLDVDNAGTANGTKVQLWTCNGTGSQVWQPQPDGTILNPQSGKVLDALSGSSADGTQLHIWQPAGVLSQRWAVSGSGQRIQLFDGDDVASWQNSSGGAATWPFSGGSLESLGGDIRSRQAFGDFKLHVEWYEPLYPANVTGQQRGNSGIYLQDRYELQVLDSYGDTTLDNTEAGSIYTKAAASVNAAGAPESWQSYDVVFKAARFDGSGNKTADARVTVVWNGFVVHNDITINGPTGAGAPEGAAGGPLRLQDHGDAGANPRFRNIWLEPL
- a CDS encoding YeiH family protein encodes the protein MVATEEDLVAPPAERPARTWPWLVAGVLIVLVLGSVARFLEDTIPAAAKGTSLEKFAAAVEYPIYAITLGLIGNVIVYYSGLRERIADAVRTEFFIKTGLVLLGASINLSLIVKAAGPAILQAVLLISSVFLITWYLGGLLGLDEKLRALLSAAVSICGVSAAIAAAGAVRAKREQLAYAASLVIIFALPSIFILPWLADVFGLSPAVAGAWIGGNIDTTAAVTAAGAIAGEQTLQIATIVKATQNALIGIVAVALTAYFAFKVEKDADAQRPGLRQLWDRFPKFVLGFIAASAIGTWYAGTVSAAEAKAHIGVVNDLRTWFLILAFVSIGLQLRVSALREAGWRPVAVFGGATLANLAIGLGLASILFAGFTV
- a CDS encoding nuclear transport factor 2 family protein, whose protein sequence is MDTLALVDAFNGAWNDHDLEAALDLCTGDVVFESTNPAPDGRRHEGRDEVREAWRPVFEQLSGRFDTEELTIAGDLVVQRWRYDWGTGHVRGVDVIRVRDGRIAEKLSYVKG
- a CDS encoding HIT family protein is translated as MTRDHSTRTPMARLRRRFAAWQNRMPVTWQAISLLILPVAMGTVVYRHQGWALGLAAVLFYGFQSTVYTIRVPEYEAWQNGKGTWEVLMSVLLVFFPLAMLLDELALWQIGAISVAVGAVLALFLIRRRRVPLAGEAAQAARSVLLPPLDRSGLPDGDCLLCRPADADRFFERRRVWEDEHWRLSVVLRGAVAGFAHLESRRHIPYLADLDGPEAATLGPVLARATAAVREATGADKVYVTVFGDRVQHLHFNLAPCHPGGPLVGGAGQVRPDAPAASPAAHDAAAKAVRRLLTGLA